A stretch of DNA from Glycine max cultivar Williams 82 chromosome 18, Glycine_max_v4.0, whole genome shotgun sequence:
aagcgTCCAAATCTTCCCAACATTATATTATGGAGAAGGAGTAACTTGGTAAGAtggtttttaattagtttatcagagtgtaaaatattttatattaatattatgtcaaaattaaactcttataatATATCTTACTACAGTGATTCTTAAATTTCGTTAGAAAAAGCACTAACTGTTTTCTTGCAACACTTTTGTCTTTCACTTGAAAGTAAGAGTAATCCTCAAAGGAAATATTGAAATTTCTTCCTGCCTAAGTTCTTCtcgtgaaataataataataaaaataataatatcacattatagaaattcttttattacaaGCGTcacatatttcttttttgaatttttaattttttgaaaaatcttttaactgatgactttatttgttttttttttcaattttattgtcTGCTTCATAGCTCATATATCATTATATCTCTaccttttatatttcttaaaagtCAAAGGCTTATATTGAGAAGTAAAGAACTTAACAATTAACTCACACacttaaacataataaaaagaaaaactcgcACACTTAAAGTCACCAAGAACAGAGCAGTCTATCAATAATTTCTCAATCAAAGATGTGCTCAGATAACGTCTTGTGTTAGTTAAAACCTATTAATAGACTTCAGTTGAAAGATTGATAAGTGAGAAACGTTGTGTTGATATATATGTGGTTCAAATGTGCAATACTCAATAGTCAAAGTAACGTAACATCACTATTCACAAAAGTGTTGATCACTATTTACAAGTGTTGATTAGTTAGGCTATGTGATCAAAGATTGACTATACAGGAACACTAACAAATCTTTAGATTATTAGATTAACACagcaattttctaaaattttagaaCCACCACTACTGCTAATTGACTAGGTTACGTTACATTAATATTGTCTTGCTATATTATGATAACATTAACGAAGTTagccttaaaaaaaatttggacagcgagaaaattattttttaaaagctttttAGAAGATAATTATAGTTTATCAGCAAGAAAATTATTTGAGTACGTGTATTGAATTGCTTTAACTAAATATCTTCAATTATTTTGTGTGAAACTTTGTATGATACAATGATGgtgtttaaagttttaaaatttattgaaaaatataaatgttttttttttcaatatctaaacaataattatattattaaatttaatgaatggTTAGGATCTCGTGCAGTGATAATGTCACCGCAGAGGATCCATTCATGTTTTAGAAGCATAATAAGGTGAGTAATTCTGTTTTGACTATCTTCAACCTTCTTACATCATTCTCATGTACTTGACTTATCTTCATGGGTCACGTACTAATACCCAACATATGAAAGACATTCATTGTATTCTGCAACAAATTCTCCATATAGATATGATAAGTTCTAAAAGAAGAACCAACTACCATAGGTATTCTCTAAAAATACTCCATGACAACCTGAGCATGTATATTAACCCTTAACTCAAAATGTAGGAAGAAACCCCTCATAGAAAGCTCGAGATGAATCACATATAATAATtcgttcaaaacaaataataacatatatagttgctaataataaaaaaaatcttgcatAATTATCAACTTACAGTCTAACACCATTCTCACGTTTATGAGATCCTTATTAATATTTAGGGATAATCAAAAGTTAATaacacataaatattaaaaacttcaCTAAAAATacagttcatttttttattcattgattACTGACTAAATGTTAAAATTCTGCAAGTAACACATCTATGAGACACTTGACTAGACTTTCTTTGACTTGTCAAGAACATAGTTTCACCACGACAATACTTAATAAATTCATCCTATAACAACTCATAAAAAATGGTTAAATCAAAAACCCAAAAATTGTACGCGAGTTTAATACAACAAGCACATGAATATgctcattttttaattgaatccaCAAGTTTCCATGTGACGCTGTAGACAAATTTTGCCCACCCTAGCACGTTGGATTGCAAAGCATGGACGATTTATGAATGTGTTAACATTACTCCCAGTTAAACAAGATTACGATTAACCaagagtatatattttttaatccacTATGAGTGTGCTCAACATCTTAAAAAAGTAGTTGTCGGATAGATACCGAAgattttggttatttttcaaaagataaaagtAATGAAAGGGACAATTTTGTCACCGGGCAACTATTATGACATATGACAGGTTTGCTACGCGACAAACAAGGAGGTCGGCAAGTGTCGGCCGGTGAAGCGGGAGGAAGAGATAAACAACATTAATTTCATTCTTAAAAAAGCCAAAATTTGTCCCCAAGTTATTTAAATTTcctaataatgtttttaatcattatattattgatgtaaaatatttatttaaactttttttatattttctttatctcaaaataataatgatcctaaattattttatctataaaaaaataataaataaaaaagaataataattttaaatgttaatttttttttataaattttattattcatcatTAATGTTATTGTAGGTTCTCTTTGgttgttttttacaaaataatttaagcGAATTAGAACTTAAGTGAATTTTGTTTACTAACAAAATCCTTATTTATATCagcacaaaaattcaaattcaggtTTTCATAAGATATGAacaatgtttataaaaaaattgtttcttattTAAATTAGTATATTTTACTTTCACAAAGactcaaacataaaataatattatttaaataattcaaaatcaatattATGAGGAGTATCTTGGTAATGATAAACTGCCACTATTTGTTACCGTTCACGGACACAGCACAGCGAAGGAAAATAGCGATTTCTCTCACATTTGctctttctttccctttttcccCTCTGTCCTCGTGCGCTTCCTCCCAACAATTCGCTCTTCGGTTTGGACCTCAATACCTGTCTCtgaataaaacaactaaactcACAGATCTTCTTCCCaaccctcatttttttttcccgaAGCGGCGTTTTTATTGGCCATAAATCACATGATTCATTTCATTGCATTTCTTCTCTCATCTTCTCCTCCTGGTGCGTCTTCCAAACCCTATCAAATCCCtcatttcaaatttttcttCTCAACCTCAATGTTTCGCTTCCCTTTTTGAATcagatttctttctttcttttcttagaccagattaaataaaaatgattaatgtaTGTCTCGGTTTCTGTTGCCCAAGGTGACATGATGCCTCCATGTTTGTCAATTTGAGTGAAGATCTTCGTCTTAGCTCGCAATTAtgtattgtgtttttttttttttgggaattaTGAAGCTGTTAAATTCACGTTTTTTGGGGTTAAATTTGCACGTTctgaattcatttttcaatcaacgTTTCTCCTTTCAATGGTAGGATGTCCAAATTGACTTGGTTACGTTTTCCAATTTTGTATTAATCTTTGGTTGTTCtgtctattatgaattttttgttgttggtaGTACATTGTTTTTGTTGATGTCATTTGGACAAATTCTTGTGGTCTATTTGGATGGACAGAAAATGCTGAAAACAGAAAGTGAtagttatttgtttatttaaaatttaagggtTTAACAAATCTAATTCCTCACTGATTTgactttattttggttttggttacattttttttttcggaTTGTGCTCATTGCATAAATAAAATGCTTATTCCGTTATTTGTATCaaccaattattattttttaaaaaaaagttgtttataAGAAAGATAGCGTCAAATTTTATGGTTTGCATATGAAAAAAGATTGAAGTTCGTAGTGGAATGTTTAGTTAGTTGGTTGCAGCGGTTTgggctgattttttttatttttttacattcgaAACTGGCTGTAGCATTCATTTTCACCCTactttaactttatttctttcttctttttgatcCTGCTTAATACTTTATACTGTTCAGGTTAGTTAGCACCTAAGAATACAGACTGAATGCGAATAATGGATGTTGCTGAGGTTGAAGAAAGTTTTTTTGCAGCAAGCGATGCCAAGGTATGATGATATATCTTTGATTACTGCGAGAGCTGTTTTGAAATTCTAATGCTTTCATGTAGTAAATTAGTACCATGTAAAAAGAGTACTCAGAATATTTTGGCCAAGGTATATAACTAAGGAGACAAATTGCTTTTATATTAGTCTTTTTTTTGTGGTCTAAGCACTGTTTTAAGCACATTTCAAAGATTTTCTTTTATGTATGTGACTTGTCACTGCTtttgtttaagaaaatgttttgaATTGTTGGCCaaactaaaaaagagtaaatattttGCATTCTTCTTTTCGCCTTACTTTTATGGCTGTTGTTTCACATTCTGTTGCAAGTTCTTTTTTTGGAGTTAATTCTCTGGATGTAATCTATCATCTAAccattatatatcttttttttaagcaGTTACATGGAGAAATGTGCAAGTGTCTGTCTGCAATATACTGCAAGATATTGTCATTATTTCCTTCTTTAGAAGCAGCTAGGCCTAGGAGCAAATCTGGAATTCAGGCATTATGTTCATTGCATGTAGCCTTAGAAAAGGCAAAGAATGTTCTTCAGCACTGCTCAGAGTGTAGTAAACTTTACTTGGTATGATTATCATTGTACAACTTTACTATTATTCTCATTGTACAAATTTGCTGTAACACTTATTGCATCTTATTTTATGTTGGTTCATAAAGTTATTTGATCTGTAATACATTTTGTAGAGCATCTTACATATAACTTCACCTATGACGCAGGCTATAACTGGGGATTCTGTTCTGCTAAAATTTGAGAAGGCTAAATGTGCTCTTGGGGACAGTCTTAAACGGGTGGAAGATATTGTTCCTCAATCTATTGGTTGTCAGGTGCGAAATTTCAACAATATGGATGTACAGTTCTCTTTTTTCATGTTTGATTTCCCTCCATTTGATTCTAGGTTCATGATCCTATATTCCTGCTCCATTATGTAAACACTTTTACTCAGCCTTGCTAATTGCTTTTTGAATATCTGAGCAAGGGAGAGCCTATTTTAtaggtttcatgtattttttacatGATAATTCAAAGCCGTGTTATTTGCAATATTTTGAATTCAGCTTTCTTAACACTTTGATACTTTTATGTAAATGCCCATGCACAGTGATACTCTTTTTATGTCATcattttcaatatttaatttgttcatgatttgattttttttaaatggcatCTGTTCAGATTGACGAAATTGTGAAAGAACTTGCAAGTACGGTATTTGCACTTGACCCATCAGAGAAGCAAGTTGGGGATGATTTAATTGCATTGCTTCAGCAGGGAAGAAAGTTTAGTGACTCTAATGATAGTAATGAACTTGAATGTTTTCATCTGGCTGCTACTAGACTTGGAATCACTTCTTCAAGAACAGCTCTTACAGAAAGAAGAGCTCTAAAAAAACTCATAGAAAGGGCTCGTGCTGAGGAAGACAAGCGGAAAGAATCaattattgcttttcttttacaCCTTATGAGGAAATATTCCAAGTTATTTAGAAGTGAGTTTTCTGATGACAATGATTCTCAGGGTTCTCAACCTTGTTCTCCCACTGTTCAGAGATCTCTTGAGGATGGCATTCCCAGTGGTCATTGTCATGCCTTTGACAGACAGCTTTCAAAACTTAGTTCCTTTAATTTTAAGCCAAATAATAGGAAATCAGGGCAGATGCTCCTTCCGCCAGAAGAGTTAAGGTGCCCAATATCTCTGCAACTTATGAGTGATCCTGTTATAATTGCTTCTGGGCAAACATATGAAAGGGTTTGTATAGAGAAATGGTTCAGAGATGGGCACAACACCTGCCCAAAGACTCAACAGAAACTTTCACATCTTTGTTTGACTCCTAATTACTGTGTTAAGGGTCTTGTAGCTAGTTGGTGTGAACAGAATGGAGTTCCTATTCCTGAAGGCCCTCCTGAATCTCTTGATTTTAACTACTGGAGATTGGCTTTATCAGACACTGAATCCACAAATTCAAGATCCGTAAACAGTGTTGGCTCTTGCAAGTTGAAGGGTGTCAAAGTTGTTCCTGTAGAAGAGAGTGGTATCTCAGAGCAAATGGGGGGAAATGCTACTGAAAGTTTTTGTGCGCAAGAGGAAGATAATGAACAGTATGTTAGTTTTCTTAAAGTCTTGACAGAAGGGAACAATTGGAAGAGGAAGTGTAAAGTGGTTGAACAGTTGAGGCTGTTGCTGCGGGATGATGAGGAAGCCAGGATTTTTATGGGGGCCAATGGATTTGTTGAAGCACTTATGCAGTTTCTGCAATCAGCTGTGCATGAAGCGAATGCGATGGCTCTTGAAATTGGTGCCATGGCTCTGTTCAACCTGGCTGTGAATAACAATAGGTGTGTATTAAATCGTAAAGTAAAACTGATTTTCATatgattacaaaattataatagttatttttatttgaaaattgacACCTTGCATTTATCCAATGCCATAATCACTTTGTTATCTTGTGGTCAAAAGTATCTTCAGTATCACAATGATCAACTTCTACTCATCCTCTAGCTCTTAAAGAGCCTTACCCATATATTAGCTGCTGTTGTTTTTGGTTGACCTCCTGTATTTTGGAAAATTATAGTGGCATTGGTCCAGCAAATCCTTTTAAACTttatttggaaaataaattgCAGAATTGTTTTCTCTGGTTTGTTTAAGCATCTTGTACGATGTATTCccaaaagaagtagaaaaacaCAGAAGACATGCATAGTGCACCAGTTGATGTTGAAAATTGATACTGTCCTTGTTGAATTACACCCTTTAATTAGTATGTTGCAATGAAGTTTGTTGAAGAAATAATAGAATTGATGTTCCATTAACTCTTTCTGAATTGGCTGAATGActactttttccttttgtttttcatttcttttgtaAATCATCATTAACACAAGATtgatccatttttcttttttcaacagAAATAAGGAAATTATGATATCAACAGGAATCTTGTCGTTGTTGGAGGAAAtgatttcaaaaactagttcCTACGGTTGTGCAGTTGCCCTGTATCTGAATCTTTCTTGCCTCGATAAAGCCAAGCATATGATTGGCACAAGTCAGGCTGTCCAGTTCCTAATCCAGATTCTTGAAGCCAAGACAGAAGTCCAGTGCAAGATAGATTCCCTCCATGCACTCTATAACCTTTCTACTGTGCCCTCAAATATTCCAAACCTCCTTTCGTCTGGCATCATGGATGGCCTACAATCCCTTCTTGTAGACCAGGGTGATTGCATGTGGACAGAAAAATGCATAGCTGTTTTGATAAATTTGGCGGTTTATCAAGCAGGAAGAGAGAAAATGATGTTGGCTCCTGGACTTATAAGTGCCTTGGCTTCCACACTAGATACCGGTGAGCCCATAGAGCAGGAACAAGCTGCTTCTTGTCTCCTAATTTTGTGTAACAGGAGTGAGGAATGTTGTCAGATGGTCCTGCAAGAAGGGGTTATACCTGCATTGGTGTCAATATCAGTGAATGGGACCTCGAGAGGAAGAGAGAAGGCTCAGAAGCTCTTGATGGTCTTCAGAGAGCAGCGACAACGAGACCATTCTCCTGTTAAGATTGATCAACCTGAATCCGAAAGTAGTGATTTGTCTATGCCTCCTCCTGACACCAAACCGCTATCTAAAACAATATCTAGAAGAAAGGTGGTGGGGAAAGCTTTTAGCTTTCTCTGGAAAAGCAAGAGCTATTCTGTTTACCAGTGTTAAGTTTCATGTAAATTTCTGTTTGATTCTTAACTTTTCTGGCCCTGCTTTTCACTCTCTCACCCGTTCTTTCGGGTGCTGCTTACTTTTTGGTTCCCAAAGAAGAGATGTACAGTCATATGTAATTTATGGATGTTTTTTACCTGTCCCTTCCCTCTTTGTATATCAATCTCTCATAAATGTTTTTGTTCGTTTTTTGGGTGGGGGAGGGGTGTTTTCATTTCTACGAGCTTCATGTGTTAGATTTCCCTTATGAAGGTTGAGGTAAATGTGAAGTCTGTTGCATGTTACTCGGCTTGTAGTGTGCCAGCTGCAAggtatcttttgattttaattttctaactaccaaaaaatttgttttttttttttggagacaTAAGTTTAGACAGAAAGCCTAATAAAACCTCGCCCTCCCTTTCTCTTTTCAAGCACCAAGTCAACCATATGGTACTGTCTATAATTTAATAGCTGAGAAATATGATGAAATAAATAACTGTTATTTAGTATATGAAACATCAATTAATTCCCAACCAATAATAATGCTATACGGTTAAAATCAACAGTTCTGGACAGGGACATCGACTTTAAACGATTAAAATATCAGCTAAAGTTCATCACTGTTTCGGAAAATTCacttggaaaaagaaaatactgagTGGCATATTCGTGAAGCTATTGGTGCAACATTTTACAGTTAACCTATTCCCCGAATAAGTTACAAATTGCCCGGATATGGAAAGTGTAAGGAACCAAGGgtgttaaaatttcaaaatattaaaaaacaaaatgcaaCTTCATAAAAGACAAGGAACAAAGATGAAGGCCATATAACCGATTCCTTATCAGGAGAGAACAATAGCATTCCAATATTCACAACACTGTTGAAGAACTTTGTCCACAATTTATTGGGGGGTCCGACCAATTTAGTTGATAGTTGTTCTATCATTACGTGTTTTTCAAAGCGCAAAAGCGACATCTTCAACATTTCATGTTGCACAGTTTGTATTGTTAGACAATCTTTAGTGAGAGCCACCCACCATTTACAATCTTGAAATCACTGCTTGATTCTGAAGACGGGCATCACAGTGTGGCACTCAAACTCTTAACTCAGAAAATGAATCTATCTAATAAGTAACAGCTCAAACTAATTATACAGTgaatgaacatttttttaatgaaattaatttgaaggGAATTAGGCTTAAaagtttttattctaaaaaacaaATTAGTAGTTaagttcaatataattttttttccatcaaaCCACCTTAACCTTAACGCATAAGaatttacacaattatattagtGAACATTAACCCAAAAACTTAAACTTTTATGGGTCTTATACTTATATAATACTCAAATTTGATCTTATACTTGTATTCAAATAATCTCATTCTCAAGTGTGAATCTCTTTTACATGATAACCTCTCCCTTAAACATACAAGTGAACATGATATCACACCTTAAACCAAAACCTTAAAACTTAGATTTATGGgttttattttcacttatatGATACTCAAACTTGTTATTCTGATATGATgtgagacttcacctcacaccACTTCTATTCTAACAGTTTCacctcaaaattaattataaaatgagaaTCAATTCTCCAACTTACACTGAATATTTCCTGAAAATTTCGTTAACTATATTTCTACATGATTTTGGACGATTCTAACGTGAAATTAAGCACCCGCCATAGTGATTAACACTAATGTCAATACTTTACGGCCACAAAGAGATCTCAGCCAAAACAGACaaaaaaacagatttttttaaagaaaaacaatacaTCTGTTCCATTGGTTAATTTATGAAACAATTTATTAATTGGCAGAATGAAAGGGtagaaagaaaaagttaaaaagagagaaaaaaaagcatCAGATTCGGTTGTCTAGTGCTGAATTTTATGCCAGAAATCAACCAAAAGAACAGATGAAAAGGATGGAGGAAGTGCCTAACAAGTCCAAGCTCCAAGCTCAAGAGACAAGAGCAATATACGGTTATTCTTTTGCTTAATTTATGCATCAATACCTGGTTTGGCTTTAGTTTGCGGTTCAAGTGATGCCACAGCCAGAAAAATCGCTCGATAACAACTTTCCAATAATTCGTATGTTTTGCTAATTCCAACAAAATGGCTTCTGAATTTTAATACTGACTGGATTAgttttcttacacaaaagtgATGTTTAAATTAGACTTGATATTTAAGTTGGTGGATGTTACTTGTAATTGTTTTAGTATATAGTAATTGCATGGTGGTAATTCACGGGACtccaattttaaattgaaagggAGTTACCTCAACTTGAAAagtacacacacacatatatatgttaTAATTCCTTGTAGCTAAATTTTCTCattaattatatgttatttaaaattgttttctttattgCAGGCATTCCAGGAGATGGTAGATGTTTGTTTAGATCTGTGGTCTATGGTGCATGTCTAAGATCAGGGGAACCATCTCCAAGTCTTAGCAGGCAAAAAGAACTCGCAGATGAACTCAGAGCCAAGGTACTCTTTTCTCCCCCATCtaactaatttttcttttttctttttttatcagcaaggATCTCCCATGTAATGTAACTAATGAATTCTAGTTTGGCTTAATGTTCAAAGAACTTAGTGTAATGTTACTATGGTAGACCATCAGCAACGTTGGTGCAAATAGATCATGCTTAATTTCCAGCTCAAATTATGTGACCATAGATCCTTTTGTTAGGTTGGTTATTTCATTCTGTTCCGGGTTGTGGGAAAACATGAAATCTTATTCTGCAGGTTGTGGATGAATTCATAAAGAGGAGGGCAGACACTGAGTGGTAAGTTATCTAGAAAAAGGAGGTAGTTTTGATAACagatttataattatatgatttgTATCATCTGAATCTCCTCCTctaaagtttatttaaaattattccaaGGAAAAGGCCCTGCATATTTTTAGGTGAACCTAGTATATTTctagtaaaaaattaaagactaaTCTCTCGAAATACCGAAATCtatttaaaagattaatctctcctaatatatgtttttcttccATTCACGCAAACTTGGAGATTGAATCCCTGATCATGCTGACATTCTCATTACATAACTGCAGCATATATGTCTTCACTTGTAGTAGTGCATTTTGAAGTTGAAACTTTAAACATTTGTATTCAATTCATAACGCACAGGTTTCTAGAAGGTGACTTTGATACCTATACAGTACAGATGCGAAAGCCTCAATATGAGGAGGAGAACCTGGACTTCTCATGTCCTCACATGTTTTACAGCTAAgtctattattttcatttacaaaACTTTCATGCATATATGATTTGCCTAGAATATAGTATTGATTTCTTTTTAAGTGGCATAAGTATTAGTTCGTTCCAAATCAATTATTTTCTCATGATAATTCCATGCATCATAGATAgtgtaacaaaaatattaatcttGCGTTTGAATAGTGATTTCaaaaattcagaaaatttaGAATATTTGGAATTTAAATTGCTAGAATTAAATTTCTTccatttcataaatatttttttttgtataaagtaatttaatttttctaagttttaaactttttgtttggatgaagtaattacatataaaatttcattttaaatatagatttaaaaagttaaaatttagttttttttacaacaatattaaaatttagttaataattcaaaaaaaaattataatatttaataatttagaaaGACCAATATTAATAACCACACCTTGTAATTCGTGGTCCCTTTTTCTtgattaataaacaataaaattacttagctggtaaaaaaaaaagacaaatattaatatttcaaattctttctaaAATAGCTCCAAGCATTAGCAACTCCATGTCAAATATAGAACTCAAGATTTTATACACAAGAATCTAAGTAACGAAATAGCAGTATTGATTATCGATAATGAattgacaaattttatttaacaaaaatattgtttaacaCAAATAACAAATCTATAAGTTAATTGCATGAGCAAACAAAGCAACAAAGAACAAATTTGGAATTGAAagttgatgataacaaaatcaGTGAGAAAGCCAAAGAATAGTGACAGAAGAGAAAGGCAAAGATTCCGACGGGGTCACCAAAAAGTCACCGGAGAAAGTTAGATAATACTGCAATCATTCTAGCAAGGGTTTGAATGCTAGTTGAAGTCGTCGTCGTGTGATGGCTGCAGTTAGATCCATTGTTGGGAGAGAAAGGCAATGATTTAGATTGATGCTTTATTACACTACCTTTTATGAGATAACCCATAGACCTTTACATATTAgaattttatatcattcattTACATGTCACAGTGGaagagaatttttaatttttaatttttttgaaggaatttaaatttttgtattttaagtttacaaaaataccccattaaaatgagattaaattttaaatgtattgttcaaacaaagaaatttatacataacatttcaatttctaaaaaaaaatgaattactcAATTCAATTACCCCATTCAAACCCACGATAAAGCATCATATTTCTAATAACGATATATATCTTATGGTTCTAGGATGCCTATAACGGTGCTCATGAAGGATAAGAGTTTGAGTAACCTTAAAGTTATAGCTGAATACGGTCAGGAGTATGGGAAGGATAACCCTATTCGAGTGATATATCTATCATGGTTATGGCCACCTACGATGCATTATTGAAGAGTTACAATACTAGTTGTATGCAGTCCTAATTAATCTTTAATATATTGTTGATATATGCTCTTTGCAATAACTGTAGAGCTTGATTATGtgcttatatatatacacacacacacgat
This window harbors:
- the LOC100783271 gene encoding LOW QUALITY PROTEIN: U-box domain-containing protein 7 (The sequence of the model RefSeq protein was modified relative to this genomic sequence to represent the inferred CDS: inserted 1 base in 1 codon) — its product is MRIMDVAEVEESFFAASDAKLHGEMCKCLSAIYCKILSLFPSLEAARPRSKSGIQALCSLHVALEKAKNVLQHCSECSKLYLAITGDSVLLKFEKAKCALGDSLKRVEDIVPQSIGCQIDEIVKELASTVFALDPSEKQVGDDLIALLQQGRKFSDSNDSNELECFHLAATRLGITSSRTALTERRALKKLIERARAEEDKRKESIIAFLLHLMRKYSKLFRSEFSDDNDSQGSQPCSPTVQRSLEDGIPSGHCHAFDRQLSKLSSFNFKPNNRKSGQMLLPPEELRCPISLQLMSDPVIIASGQTYERVCIEKWFRDGHNTCPKTQQKLSHLCLTPNYCVKGLVASWCEQNGVPIPEGPPESLDFNYWRLALSDTESTNSRSVNSVGSCKLKGVKVVPVEESGISEQMGGNATESFCAQEEDNEQYVSFLKVLTEGNNWKRKCKVVEQLRLLLRDDEEARIFMGANGFVEALMQFLQSAVHEANAMALEIGAMALFNLAVNNNRNKEIMISTGILSLLEEMISKTSSYGCAVALYLNLSCLDKAKHMIGTSQAVQFLIQILEAKTEVQCKIDSLHALYNLSTVPSNIPNLLSSGIMDGLQSLLVDQGDCMWTEKCIAVLINLAVYQAGREKMMLAPGLISALASTLDTGEPIEQEQAASCLLILCNRSEECCQMVLQEGVIPALVSISVNGTSRGREKAQKLLMVFREQRLLFKIVFFIAGIPGDGRCLFRSVVYGACLRSGEPSPSLSRQKELADELRAKVVDEFIKRRADTEWFLEGDFDTYTVQMRKPQYXGGEPGLLMSSHVLQLSLLFSFTKLSCIYDLPRI